A genome region from candidate division KSB1 bacterium includes the following:
- a CDS encoding sulfotransferase has protein sequence MKSLTAYLQPIRRRMGLRFVIDRNADHRQSIFLAGTGRSGGTWLSEIINQHNEYRFIFEPFHPKRAPWMKPFGERRYMRPTENDPEFLKLAQSIITGKIRHAWTERFNRRLIADQRLIKEDYANLMMKWLRLNFPGMPLILLLRHPCAIAASFVAHQYKGAVMPLLDQEKLVEDFLHPYVDDIRRARDTFERTIFLWCVETLVPLRQCRPGEIHVVFFENLVQHPEAEIGKLFSYLGKSMEGLDFEKLKLPSLTSRKATSAVWTGANRIESWKKQVSSEQRQRALEILNLFGLDCIYTDDSMPRVEGALEIMNGEHATC, from the coding sequence ATGAAGAGTCTGACCGCATACTTGCAGCCGATTCGCCGGCGCATGGGCCTGCGATTCGTCATCGATCGCAACGCCGATCATCGCCAGTCCATCTTTCTTGCCGGCACGGGCCGGAGCGGCGGCACATGGTTGTCCGAGATCATCAATCAACACAATGAATATCGCTTCATCTTCGAGCCATTTCACCCCAAACGCGCGCCCTGGATGAAGCCCTTCGGAGAACGCCGGTACATGCGGCCGACGGAGAATGATCCGGAATTTTTGAAGCTCGCCCAGTCGATTATAACCGGAAAGATTCGACACGCGTGGACGGAACGATTCAACCGGCGTTTGATCGCCGACCAGCGCTTGATCAAAGAGGATTACGCCAATCTCATGATGAAGTGGCTTCGCCTCAACTTTCCCGGAATGCCGCTGATTCTTTTGCTGCGACATCCGTGTGCCATAGCGGCCTCTTTTGTCGCGCACCAATATAAGGGTGCCGTCATGCCTCTGCTCGATCAGGAGAAGTTGGTCGAGGACTTTCTGCATCCCTACGTGGACGACATTCGACGCGCCCGCGATACTTTCGAGCGAACGATTTTCCTCTGGTGCGTGGAGACGCTTGTGCCTCTGCGCCAATGCCGCCCGGGAGAGATACACGTGGTTTTCTTTGAAAATCTCGTCCAACATCCGGAGGCCGAGATCGGAAAGCTGTTTTCTTATCTCGGCAAGAGCATGGAAGGTCTCGACTTTGAAAAGCTGAAGCTTCCCTCGCTCACCTCCAGAAAGGCAACCAGCGCCGTTTGGACCGGCGCCAACCGCATTGAAAGCTGGAAAAAGCAGGTGAGCAGCGAGCAGCGCCAGCGCGCTCTCGAAATCCTCAATTTGTTTGGATTGGACTGCATCTACACGGACGATTCCATGCCCCGCGTGGAAGGAGCGCTCGAAATCATGAATGGCGAGCATGCCACGTGCTGA